Proteins encoded by one window of Panicum virgatum strain AP13 chromosome 7N, P.virgatum_v5, whole genome shotgun sequence:
- the LOC120682449 gene encoding uncharacterized protein LOC120682449, whose translation MAAAPPSPRPPRAHRDGGDAPISLFIETDLGTRLAMLVAPDTTIRGLKSQVKAEHAAAFPDLGPVAVKSFQVRRKGVLYHLSDSMTVTSAFTKIKGGCFLYVKMAEAAAATLCHEDDGRRSSGSHLGIPVRKCVQELPAMTSKITCDGLPQRLEGGDAAAALNDVQTHDALPSSSQLNTEIKKKEASDTEAGSDPVIEEAKSRSNQIKYANQTEGAYISSKSISNVGKPSNQSDVSHVGAGDLTKSSRAPLEAGINTFFRQEVQDTVGKRRRRRNRQLTPSIAADQETSVPSAVVKELSISTGDASNVELTGRDETAVKASGLPLSSSGLNDGNQGGKHVPFMSDAQASTDVISEQGKFDKGCRSPSVRDAIYSAGEVVASEEKTSKGSITPCDGDEKHEQIKQHDEGGLDKGVAEIRNTVKHGKSIDALNKRRRKDNTSPLKKHKRASKASSADLGSMNTTHEKEMHGYQENAARSGAVSAERVILYDPSTQQISNNVQQGDSNITENSTGDRKKKKTRRQHSESSKGVDPSQDLTTSSAFVKNESSMQVVASEEKTSKGSSTPWDGDEKHEQTKQHDDEGHVKGVAEISNTVKHRKSTDALEKRRANDNTSPLKKRKRASKASSADLGSMNTTHEKEMHGYEENAARSRAVSTERVILHDPSMQQISNNVHQGDSNITENSTGDGKKKKTRRQHSESSKSVDPSQDLTKSSAFLTNESSMQVTDVAPLDTIQTTSCSIGATVIDHKKLGENLDIAAKNVIDEVLADLRSKDSLSMDLDGDMLTGKTHLGGNNNELEHPESTADEVGVNTALPLKYPAAGHSDVSASSPRLKKSKREKLKVLSTMIDSSHHSNGVPEEDANKELNESDSLRFSDKTSDPKDILTGDVVAQAGEKPKATKRGEKKLSLKKVSVDSGKTLDERVSQVDTLDLKGMNATRANLVQGGSVVQTPLSTTGKVEQKGRRSSKTHTAKIQETNCSTLGLDSQLSKDTQDEYVTHVIGTYNNENAAITPKEIPVVQKDEALKSSGPNAQKARKKISNSKLQSSDSVLEHGSSADLEHPGSEKGLVSPKSSVVAAEPNSDSVIHPASDAIDFLDYFSSSKMNDPPISAEHKQNNVDETLREVKNKKKNKRKLSTGSIEPNDVSESLLPTDKTSLTGHFGTSKADIPSVAAENMNREDENVKNGKDKKRKAKANTEMPVAEKENPNCDNQGYIGTQESLLSAVQNGRMGQDNGKESSTKVTQNDSKVHFEPEDATLENKSEHSGVDGQNELLTDKDHVHISKDVRKSTSQIKPHAKSKNDESIKQRVASNPKPVSNLVKDFSMSPQVSGDSTEHIPQSVNRHRVAVRKVPSKRYEQTRQKSKKENRELGSAIFNDANSEGSDDELDTKDNKAVMEASPDNSSTSADSGISSEASDESDVPDDADGTLSLSQKRLKEGLHISSILRGTNSYKKARKKRLELLDDDTVVPDSQPGDGLWD comes from the exons atggccgccgcgccgccgtccccgcggccgccgaggGCGCACCGCGACGGCGGAGACGCCCCCATCTCCCTCTTCATCGAAACCGACCTCGGCACCCGCCTGGCGATGCTCGTCGCCCCCGACACCACCATCCGTGGCCTAAAGT CGCAGGTGAAAgcggagcacgccgccgccttccccgaCCTTGGCCCCGTCGCAGTCAAGTCTTTCCAG GTCCGGCGGAAGGGTGTACTGTATCACCTATCTGATTCAATGACAGTGACAAGTGCCTTCACCAAAATCAAAGGTGGGTGCTTTCTTTATGTCAAGATggcagaggcagcagcagccacacTCTGCCACGAAGATGATGGAAGGAGATCAAGTGGTAGTCATCTTGGAATTCCTGTAAGGAAGTGTGTTCAGGAGCTGCCTGCAATGACATCAAAAATTACTTGTGATGGGCTTCCTCAAAGGCTAGAAG GTGGTGATGCTGCTGCAGCGTTGAATGACGTTCAAACACATGATGCATTACCATCCTCATCACAGCTAAATACTGAAATAAAGAAGAAAGAAGCAAGTGATACAGAAGCAGGATCTGATCCAGTTATAGAGGAAGCAAAGAGTCGCAGTAACCAGATAAAATATGCTAATCAAACTGAAGGTGCTTATATTAGTTCCAAATCAATATCAAATGTTGGTAAACCTTCAAATCAGAGCGATGTGTCACATGTTGGTGCCGGAGATTTGACTAAATCGAGTAGAGCTCCACTGGAAGCAGGCATAAATACTTTTTTCCGGCAAGAAGTTCAAGACACTGTtggaaagaggaggaggaggagaaatcGTCAATTGACCCCTTCCATAGCTGCTGATCAAGAAACAAGCGTACCATCAGCTGTGGTTAAGGAGTTATCTATATCCACAG GTGATGCATCTAATGTTGAATTGACAGGCAGAGATGAAACTGCAGTCAAAGCATCTGGTTTGCCTCTTTCATCATCAGGACTCAATGATGGAAACCAGGGGGGCAAACATGTTCCGTTTATGAGCGATGCTCAGGCATCTACTGATGTAATCTCTGAACAAGGGAAATTTGATAAAGGATGTAGAAGCCCTTCCGTTCGAGATGCCATTTATTCCGCAGGTGAAGTTGTAGCTAGTGAAGAAAAAACTTCAAAAGGAAGTATCACCCCATGTGATGGAGATGAGAAGCatgaacaaataaaacaacatGATGAGGGAGGTCTTGATAAAGGTGTAGCTGAAATAAGAAACACGGTGAAACATGGGAAAAGTATAGATGCCCTGAATAAGAGGCGGAGAAAGGATAACACTTCACcattgaagaagcacaagagAGCAAGTAAGGCTAGTTCTGCTGACTTGGGTTCCATGAATACTACTCATGAGAAGGAGATGCATGGGTATCAAGAGAATGCAGCTAGATCAGGTGCAGTTTCTGCTGAAAGGGTGATTCTCTATGACCCTTCTACGCAACAGATCTCAAACAATGTGCAACAAGGGGATTCAAATATAACAGAGAATTCAACTGGTGAtcgtaagaaaaagaaaacaagacgACAGCACTCAGAATCGTCAAAGGGTGTTGATCCTAGTCAAGATCTGACAACATCATCTGCATTTGTTAAGAATGAAAGCTCGATGCAAGTTGTAGCTAGTGAAGAAAAAACTTCAAAAGGAAGCAGCACCCCATGGGATGGAGATGAGAAGCATGAACAAACAAAACAACATGACGATGAAGGTCATGTTAAAGGTGTAGCTGAAATAAGCAACACGGTGAAACATAGGAAAAGTACAGATGCCTTGGAGAAGAGGCGGGCAAATGATAATACTTCTCCGCTGAAGAAGCGCAAGAGAGCAAGTAAGGCTAGTTCTGCTGACCTTGGTTCCATGAATACTACTCATGAGAAGGAGATGCATGGCTATGAAGAGAATGCAGCCAGATCACGTGCAGTTTCTACCGAAAGGGTAATTCTCCATGACCCTTCTATGCAACAGATCTCAAACAATGTGCATCAAGGTGATTCAAATATAACAGAGAATTCAACTGGTgatgggaagaaaaagaaaacaagacgACAGCACTCAGAATCTTCAAAGAGTGTTGATCCTAGTCAAGATCTGACAAAATCATCTGCATTTCTTACAAATGAAAGTTCGATGCAAGTCACAGATGTTGCTCCCCTGGATACAATACAAACAACCTCATGCAGTATAGGAGCAACAGTTATTGACCACAAGAAGCTTGGTGAAAACCTTGATATAGCGGCAAAAAATGTGATTGATGAGGTTTTGGCAGATCTGAGATCTAAAGACAGCTTAAGTATGGATTTGGATGGAGATATGTTAACAGGAAAAACTCACCTAGGCGGCAATAATAATGAACTAGAACATCCTGAATCCACAGCGGATGAAGTTGGTGTCAATACTGCATTACCTCTGAAATATCCTGCAGCAGGTCACTCTGATGTTTCTGCCAGCTCACCGAGACTTAAGAAGTCTAAGAGGGAAAAGTTGAAAGTGCTATCAACAATGATTGACTCATCTCATCATTCAAACGGTGTACCTGAAGAAGATGCTAATAAAGAATTAAATGAGTCTGATTCTTTGAGGTTTTCTGACAAAACAAGTGACCCTAAGGATATTTTGACTGGAGATGTCGTTGCACAAGCTGGTGAGAAACCCAAAGCCACTAAGCGCGGGGAAAAGAAGCTTTCCTTAAAGAAGGTATCTGTAGATAGTGGTAAAACTTTGGATGAGCGAGTCAGTCAGGTTGATACATTAGACTTGAAGGGAATGAATGCTACACGAGCAAATTTGGTTCAAGGAGGTTCTGTAGTTCAAACTCCTTTGAGTACTACTGGAAAAGTAGAGCAGAAAGGCAGAAGGTCTTCCAAGACTCACACTGCTAAAATACAAGAAACTAATTGTTCTACCCTTGGGCTGGATAGTCAGTTATCTAAGGACACCCAGGATGAGTATGTGACCCATGTCATTGGGACCTATAATAATGAAAATGCAGCAATAACTCCAAAAGAAATACCTGTAGTTCAGAAAGATGAGGCTTTGAAATCCTCCGGCCCTAATGCTCAAAAAGCaaggaaaaaaatttcaaactctAAACTTCAAAGTTCTGATTCAGTCCTGGAACATGGTTCCAGTGCAGATTTGGAGCACCCCGGGTCTGAGAAGGGTCTGGTCAGCCCTAAAAGTTCTGTTGTTGCCGCTGAACCAAATTCTGATAGTGTTATTCATCCTGCTAGTGATGCAATCGATTTCCTTGATTATTTTAGCTCCAGCAAGATGAATGATCCTCCAATTTCTGCAGAACACAAACAAAATAATGTGGATGAAACTTTAAGGGAAGtgaagaacaaaaagaaaaacaaaagaaagctaAGCACTGGTAGCATTGAACCAAATGATGTTTCCGAATCTCTTCTTCCCACAGACAAAACTAGCTTAACTGGTCATTTTGGTACCAGCAAAGCTGATATACCTTCTGTTGCAGCAGAAAACATGAACAGAGAAGATGAGAATGTGAAGAACGGAAAGGATAAGAAGAGAAAAGCGAAAGCGAATACGGAAATGCCTGTTGCTGAAAAGGAAAATCCAAACTGTGATAATCAAGGCTATATTGGTACCCAAGAATCGCTTCTTTCTGCTGTACAAAATGGAAGGATGGGTCAGGACAATGGAAAAGAGAGCAGCACTAAAGTTACTCAGAATGACAGTAAAGTACACTTCGAGCCAGAAGATGCCACTCTTGAGAATAAGAGCGAACATAGTGGTGTTGATGGTCAAAACGAGTTACTCACGGATAAGGATCATGTACATATAAGCAAAGATGTGAGGAAGTCGACTTCTCAGATAAAGCCCCATGCTAAGAGTAAGAATGATGAGTCTATCAAGCAAAGGGTCGCTTCAAATCCTAAGCCTGTAAGCAACCTTGTGAAGGACTTCTCCATGAGTCCACAAGTGTCAGGTGACAGCACAGAGCACATACCTCAAAGTGTTAACCGACATAGAGTTGCAGTACGGAAAGTTCCAAGTAAAAGGTATGAACAGACCAGGCAGAAATCCAAAAAGGAGAATAGGGAGCTAGGCTCTGCAATATTCAATGATGCTAACAGTGAAGGCTCTGATGATGAATTGGACACCAAGGACAATAAGGCTGTCATGGAAGCATCGCCTGATAATTCATCTACATCTGCTGATTCAG GTATTTCATCTGAAGCCTCTGATGAAAGCGAtgttcccgatgatgctgatgGCACTCTATCCTT ATCTCAGAAGAGACTCAAAGAAGGACTGCACATCAGCTCCATTCTTCGAGGTACCAATAGCTATAAGAAGGCGAGGAAGAAGCGATTGGAGCTGTTGGATGATGACACCGTGGTGCCTGATAGCCAGCCTGGGGATGGCCTTTGGGATTGA
- the LOC120683058 gene encoding very-long-chain 3-oxoacyl-CoA reductase 1-like — protein sequence MAVSCAHAQPAWALAVLTALGLLVYVRAGARLALWLYAAFLRPTKPLRRRYGAWAVVTGATDGIGRALASRLAAAGLGLVLVGRSPDRLAAASTDIRARHPGVQVRTFVLDFAADGLSGKVDALGEFIRDLDVGVLVNNAGACYPYARYFHEVDEALARGMVRLNVEAITRVTHAVLPGMVERGRGAIVNIGAGGASIMPSCPLHTVYAATKAYVDQFSRSLYVEYKSKGIDVQCQVPMYVATKMASIRNPSFFAPSPEAYAHAAIRYIWYEPRCMPYWPHALWKLVSLLPGPVADRVILNMTLDGRTKGRAKDARKKTQ from the exons ATGGCCGTGTCCTGCGCGCATGCCCAGCCCGCGTGGGCGCTGGCGGTGCTCACGGCGCTGGGGCTTCTCGTTTACGTGCGCGCCGGGGCGCGCCTCGCGCTGTGGCTGTACGCGGCGTTCCTCCGCCCGACGaagcctctgcgccgccgctacGGCGCGTGGGCGGTCGTCACGGGCGCCACGGACGGGATCGGCCGCGCGCTGGCCTCCCGCCTGGCCGCGGCCGGGCTCGGGCTCGTCCTCGTCGGCCGCAGCCCCGacaggctcgccgccgcctcgaccgaCATCAGAGCCAGGCACCCCGGTGTCCAGGTACGCACCTTCGTCCTGGACTTCGCCGCCGACGGGCTCTCCGGGAAGGTGGACGCTCTCGGGGAGTTCATCCGGGACCTCGACGTCGGCGTGCTCGTGAACAACGCCGGTGCGTGCTACCCGTACGCTCGCTACTTCCACGAGGTGGACGAGGCGCTAGCGCGGGGCATGGTGCGGCTCAACGTGGAGGCCATCACGCGGGTGACGCACGCCGTGCTCCCGGGCATGGTGGAGCGCGGGCGGGGCGCCATCGTGAacatcggcgccggcggcgcctccaTCATGCCGTCCTGCCCACTTCACACCGTCTACGCCGCCACCAAGGC GTACGTCGATCAGTTCTCTAGATCCCTCTATGTGGAGTACAAGAGCAAAGGTATTGACGTGCAGTGCCAG GTACCCATGTATGTGGCGACGAAGATGGCGTCCATCAGGAACCCGAGCTTCTTCGCACCGTCGCCGGAGGCGTACGCCCATGCCGCCATCCGCTACATCTGGTACGAGCCTCGGTGCATGCCGTACTGGCCGCACGCTCTGTGGAAGCTCGTTTCGCTTCTGCCTGGCCCCGTCGCCGACAGGGTGATCCTCAACATGACCCTCGACGGCCGCACCAAGGGAAGGGCCAAGGACGCCAGGAAAAAGACACAGTAG